Proteins encoded by one window of Arachis hypogaea cultivar Tifrunner chromosome 1, arahy.Tifrunner.gnm2.J5K5, whole genome shotgun sequence:
- the LOC112696288 gene encoding auxin-responsive protein SAUR78 encodes MAKGGKLTKLKSVLKKWNSFGSNSGGGGSSKQSRHNSSAVADDVEGGDELHPVYVGKSRRLYRVSSDVVEHPVFRELVERSREEHDPQQVATRVACEVVLFEHLLWMLENADPQPESLDELVDFYAC; translated from the coding sequence ATGGCAAAAGGAGGGAAGCTTACAAAGCTGAAGTCAGTGCTGAAGAAATGGAACTCATTTGGCAGCAACAGCGGCGGCGGCGGGAGCAGCAAGCAGAGCCGGCACAACAGCAGCGCGGTGGCAGACGACGTGGAGGGCGGGGATGAGCTCCACCCGGTGTACGTGGGGAAGTCACGGAGGCTGTACCGCGTGTCGTCGGACGTGGTGGAGCACCCAGTGTTCCGCGAACTGGTGGAGAGGTCACGTGAGGAGCACGATCCCCAGCAAGTGGCCACTCGCGTTGCCTGCGAGGTGGTCCTCTTCGAGCATCTCCTCTGGATGCTGGAAAATGCCGATCCCCAACCCGAGTCCCTCGACGAACTCGTCGACTTCTATGCCTGCTAG